A region of Candidatus Defluviilinea gracilis DNA encodes the following proteins:
- a CDS encoding tetratricopeptide repeat protein, producing MAKISLRAYNREIETMLDRGQVDEVVAHCLHILKSHPKHLDTYRLLGKAYLEMKKYGDAVDIFSRVLVCAPSDFVSHVGMGIIRDEENKLDDAIWHMERAFETQPSNAAVQSELQRLYMARGDSPSPRIRMTRGALAQMYVKGELYPQAISEIKSVLAEDPGRSDMSALLAKAHYKSGQKTDAAEAASSLLRRYPYCYDANAVLVEIFSADKPDNVQAYRQRVIELDPYAAHVSGSLFDTSKAPDSAISIEKLDWSGQPVGMPADWRESRGISLEPKDEPEPTWLYKGFETETQVPPQLASAAVSPSDDNIPDFLKDAGWGQSTGEFDESKASLVSEEETLPPTAAAPLAAGEMPDWVKQLKPADESPASVPAQESESTPDWMNRIDPSILPGKESASFDESPDWMKDLGQPANASGSAFSDEPDWLKPLGGTEANAAPQSSASEQPDWLKSFGEEQPAAQPAATEQPDWMKSFAEEENAQPAATEQPDWMKSLGTESVSQPTASDQPDWLKNMESESAMPTPAQPAEELNFLDGVGEQPTAVEGPSVAAPMGAAGLTPQSEDDAFAWLESLAVKQGSTEGLLMKPEERSSEEPEWVKQAKGLTDEPQPEASVPTMAAPEVTAEVPAPAVEEPAKVPSAEDDAFAWLESLAVKQGSTEGLLMKPEERSAEEPDWVKLAKETGESAPVEMPVAQESQSAVDTGMWLKSLDDEAPASEPVAESKADETAMWLKNLDAETPASEPVAESKADETAMWLKNLDAETPASEPVAESKADETAMWLKSLDEPKSEPLSGSGDVDVSSWLQNLEESETTPEPMVEPATGDDLPSWLQSAGEGDSAVAAETELPVSASADEQWQGQGEPVAELEEAPRPNTGSLPSWLSGVDEEDKQPLTGELPSWLSDDSGEAIAEPTKIEPTRAEEWQPAETPAPVSFEEPKEEPKAEPKPAPRKPAVKKAEPRPATPVSTYQEPVTRKATGMLTAPVDMTLGNARNELSRSNIPGALETYAKLIKKGKYLDEVIFDLREALYRYPVEVSIWQSLGDAYMRANRLQDALDSYTKAEELLR from the coding sequence ATGGCGAAAATATCCCTGCGGGCATACAACCGCGAAATCGAAACCATGTTAGACCGCGGTCAGGTGGACGAGGTAGTGGCTCATTGTCTTCACATCCTGAAATCTCATCCAAAACATCTTGACACGTACCGCCTGCTCGGCAAGGCGTACCTCGAAATGAAAAAATACGGCGACGCTGTGGATATTTTCTCGCGCGTCCTCGTGTGCGCGCCGAGCGACTTTGTCTCGCATGTGGGCATGGGCATCATCCGCGATGAGGAGAATAAACTCGATGATGCCATCTGGCACATGGAGCGCGCTTTTGAAACCCAGCCCTCGAACGCCGCCGTGCAAAGCGAACTGCAACGACTGTATATGGCTCGAGGCGATTCGCCGTCTCCGCGCATTCGCATGACGCGCGGCGCGCTTGCCCAGATGTATGTGAAAGGGGAGTTGTACCCGCAAGCGATCTCTGAAATCAAGAGCGTGCTTGCCGAAGATCCCGGGCGCAGTGATATGAGCGCCCTGCTGGCAAAAGCCCATTACAAAAGCGGGCAAAAGACCGACGCCGCGGAAGCGGCTTCCTCCTTGTTGAGGCGGTATCCGTATTGTTACGATGCCAATGCCGTGCTCGTCGAAATTTTCAGCGCGGATAAACCCGACAACGTGCAAGCGTACCGTCAACGGGTGATTGAACTTGACCCCTACGCCGCGCATGTGAGCGGCTCGCTCTTCGATACCTCCAAAGCGCCCGACTCTGCCATCTCGATCGAGAAACTCGATTGGAGCGGCCAGCCTGTGGGGATGCCGGCCGATTGGCGCGAATCACGCGGGATCAGCCTGGAGCCGAAAGATGAACCTGAACCAACCTGGCTCTATAAAGGATTTGAGACGGAGACTCAAGTTCCGCCTCAACTCGCCAGTGCGGCTGTTTCACCATCGGACGACAACATCCCCGACTTTCTGAAGGATGCCGGCTGGGGTCAATCGACAGGCGAGTTCGATGAAAGTAAAGCGTCTCTTGTCAGCGAAGAGGAGACACTGCCTCCCACTGCCGCCGCCCCTCTGGCGGCTGGAGAAATGCCCGATTGGGTGAAGCAACTCAAACCGGCGGATGAATCGCCCGCGTCTGTCCCGGCGCAGGAGTCCGAATCCACCCCGGATTGGATGAATCGTATCGATCCCAGCATCCTGCCCGGGAAAGAATCGGCATCCTTTGATGAATCTCCAGATTGGATGAAAGACCTCGGTCAACCGGCGAACGCCTCAGGCTCTGCGTTTAGCGATGAGCCCGATTGGCTGAAACCGCTGGGCGGCACAGAGGCTAACGCCGCGCCGCAGTCCTCAGCCTCCGAACAACCCGATTGGCTGAAATCATTTGGCGAAGAGCAACCAGCCGCACAACCCGCCGCAACCGAACAACCGGATTGGATGAAGTCGTTCGCTGAAGAAGAAAATGCCCAGCCTGCCGCGACTGAACAGCCGGACTGGATGAAATCGTTAGGCACCGAGAGTGTGAGTCAACCCACTGCGAGCGATCAACCGGATTGGTTAAAGAATATGGAAAGCGAGTCTGCCATGCCCACTCCTGCCCAACCTGCCGAGGAACTCAACTTTCTCGATGGGGTGGGAGAGCAACCCACAGCGGTGGAAGGTCCGTCTGTTGCGGCGCCGATGGGCGCCGCTGGCTTGACGCCGCAGTCGGAAGATGATGCTTTTGCGTGGCTGGAGAGCCTGGCTGTCAAACAAGGCTCCACCGAGGGGTTATTGATGAAACCCGAGGAACGCTCCTCGGAAGAACCGGAATGGGTGAAGCAAGCGAAGGGGTTGACTGATGAGCCTCAGCCCGAAGCCAGTGTTCCGACGATGGCGGCGCCCGAAGTGACAGCCGAAGTACCCGCGCCTGCGGTGGAAGAGCCGGCAAAAGTTCCAAGCGCCGAAGACGATGCCTTCGCGTGGTTGGAGAGCCTCGCCGTCAAACAAGGTTCCACCGAAGGGTTGTTGATGAAACCCGAGGAACGTTCGGCGGAAGAGCCTGATTGGGTGAAACTAGCAAAGGAAACCGGTGAGTCTGCACCGGTGGAAATGCCTGTGGCGCAAGAGTCGCAATCTGCGGTGGATACGGGCATGTGGCTGAAGAGTCTGGACGATGAAGCCCCGGCAAGCGAGCCGGTTGCCGAAAGTAAAGCCGATGAAACCGCCATGTGGTTGAAGAATTTGGACGCGGAAACCCCGGCAAGCGAGCCGGTTGCCGAAAGTAAAGCCGATGAAACCGCCATGTGGTTGAAGAATCTGGACGCGGAAACCCCGGCAAGCGAGCCGGTTGCCGAAAGTAAAGCCGACGAAACTGCCATGTGGCTGAAGAGCTTGGATGAGCCTAAATCTGAGCCGCTTTCTGGTTCGGGAGATGTTGATGTCTCGAGTTGGTTGCAAAATCTGGAAGAGTCGGAGACCACGCCCGAGCCTATGGTTGAACCCGCAACAGGTGACGATTTACCTTCATGGTTGCAAAGCGCTGGGGAGGGCGACTCTGCTGTGGCGGCAGAAACAGAACTCCCTGTGAGCGCGAGCGCAGACGAACAATGGCAGGGACAAGGCGAGCCGGTGGCTGAGTTGGAAGAGGCGCCGCGGCCCAATACCGGCAGTCTGCCCAGTTGGTTGAGCGGAGTCGATGAAGAAGACAAACAACCGCTGACCGGCGAACTCCCCTCATGGTTGAGCGACGATAGCGGTGAGGCGATTGCCGAGCCGACGAAGATCGAACCGACACGCGCCGAGGAATGGCAACCCGCCGAAACACCGGCGCCGGTATCGTTTGAGGAGCCGAAGGAAGAACCGAAAGCGGAGCCAAAGCCCGCGCCGCGCAAACCCGCCGTAAAGAAGGCGGAGCCGCGCCCGGCAACGCCGGTATCCACCTATCAGGAACCTGTCACTCGCAAAGCGACGGGCATGTTGACCGCGCCTGTCGATATGACGCTGGGCAACGCGCGTAATGAACTCTCGCGCAGTAACATCCCTGGCGCGCTCGAGACGTATGCGAAGCTCATCAAGAAAGGCAAGTATCTCGATGAGGTGATCTTCGACCTGCGCGAGGCATTGTACCGTTACCCGGTCGAGGTGAGTATTTGGCAATCGTTGGGCGACGCGTATATGCGCGCCAACCGTTTGCAGGACGCGTTGGATTCGTATACGAAAGCGGAAGAGTTACTTCGTTAA